One Triticum dicoccoides isolate Atlit2015 ecotype Zavitan chromosome 4B, WEW_v2.0, whole genome shotgun sequence genomic window carries:
- the LOC119295311 gene encoding uncharacterized protein LOC119295311, translated as MECNREEALRAREIAAKMLESKDFLGARRIALKAQRLFPGFENIHQLLTVCEVQCAAVAKINEDLDWYGILQVEATADETVITKQYEKLAFWLHPDKNTLSGAEVALKLVSEARKILCDRTERSLYDVRRQYASKHVTSKATQLPNKTGGNESHVDGCKQPPAFVLVFWTICPHCRRRFVYYKKNFLVTCDHCGKLFFAFKLHEQTMPSSFLSHSANNAEVSPGKISCQQHGVTNQQAQTGGNIYSEPTMNATQIDEHRERIDRASGDEEGNCSETRSDVVQLSAMNQAKSSAPAAGKESVSNLTSAHPDPNFISAQNFRSEDASLVPNIARSSSLQKLGKRKQDDGPDCSHGTDSSNYKMQRNHDSPSSASEQMFNDNAAVAENQSAEHHALSRVDSQGGVTASREANQQSYKEASGSAPQKLGSPVITYHHPDFFDFGKIRDINLIAVDQIWALYDNLDGMPRDYAQVKHIDTSDLRVQLTWLEYNPRNEQEANWNNKELPVSCGSFCLGGETTTLLQDPSTYLSHRVPLTRGKNGNSYQINPNKGEVWALYKRWSMQWSSDADKCRSYGYDVVEVISDGSTNGDVIVSPLMRIEGFVSLFAHAKDKRYFSIPSSELLRFSHCIPFYRTHGNERVGVAEGLLELDTAALPSDLETAFPSITLDSYMSSELISYPYPESEFHNFEEDRSCEKFESGQIWAIYNDTDTFPNVYGWVSKVEIQPFEVHLTWLQACPQQAQGKLWLGQNVPVSCGKFKIRSWQAKYGRNHPFSHLVENSQIDMNWQVKILPKVGEVWAIYKNWSPDWVPSSNKHTTDYAIGEIVECSKRSTLFSFLTKVDGYVAVFKPDLTKGVLKIPRKENLRFSHRIPSFRLTKEEGGKLRDFYELDPASVPGDFL; from the coding sequence ATGGAGTGCAACAGAGAAGAGGCGTTGAGGGCCAGAGAAATAGCTGCAAAAATGCTGGAAAGCAAAGACTTTCTTGGGGCTAGAAGGATTGCACTTAAAGCTCAAAGGCTTTTTCCAGGGTTTGAGAACATACACCAGCTGTTAACTGTCTGTGAAGTGCAATGTGCAGCAGTTGCAAAAATTAATGAAGACTTAGATTGGTATGGTATTCTCCAGGTGGAGGCAACAGCAGATGAGACAGTCATAACAAAGCAATATGAGAAACTTGCCTTTTGGCTCCATCCTGATAAAAACACACTCTCTGGTGCTGAAGTTGCTCTGAAGTTGGTCTCAGAAGCTCGCAAGATACTGTGTGATCGCACGGAGCGGTCTTTGTATGACGTCAGAAGGCAGTATGCTTCCAAACATGTGACAAGCAAAGCTACACAGCTACCAAATAAGACTGGTGGAAATGAAAGTCATGTGGATGGATGCAAACAACCACCTGCTTTTGTACTGGTGTTCTGGACTATATGCCCGCATTGTCGGAGGCGATTCGTGTACTACAAAAAGAACTTTTTGGTCACCTGTGACCACTGTGGTAAATTGTTCTTTGCATTCAAGCTGCATGAACAGACAATGCCCTCGAGTTTCCTATCTCATTCAGCAAATAATGCTGAAGTTTCACCTGGGAAGATTTCATGTCAACAACATGGCGTCACCAATCAACAGGCCCAGACAGGGGGGAACATTTACTCTGAACCTACCATGAATGCTACTCAAATTGATGAACATAGAGAAAGGATTGACAGGGCAAGCGGTGATGAGGAAGGTAACTGTTCAGAGACAAGAAGCGATGTAGTTCAGCTTTCAGCAATGAACCAAGCTAAATCTTCTGCGCCTGCTGCAGGCAAGGAATCAGTTAGCAATTTGACATCAGCTCATCCTGATCCGAACTTCATTTCCGCACAGAACTTTAGAAGTGAAGATGCATCTCTAGTGCCAAATATTGCAAGGTCCTCCAGCCTTCAGAAATTAGGTAAGAGAAAGCAAGATGATGGCCCAGACTGCAGCCACGGCACAGACTCCTCTAATTATAAGATGCAAAGGAACCATGACTCACCATCTAGTGCTTCTGAGCAAATGTTTAATGACAATGCTGCTGTTGCTGAGAATCAGTCTGCTGAGCATCATGCCTTAAGTAGAGTGGATAGCCAAGGTGGAGTAACTGCAAGTCGTGAAGCCAATCAGCAAAGTTACAAGGAAGCAAGTGGTAGTGCTCCTCAGAAGCTTGGCAGTCCTGTGATTACCTATCATCATCCTGACTTTTTTGACTTTGGCAAGATCAGAGATATAAACCTGATTGCAGTTGATCAAATCTGGGCCCTTTATGATAACCTTGATGGCATGCCAAGAGATTATGCTCAGGTAAAGCACATTGATACTTCTGACTTAAGAGTTCAGCTGACATGGCTGGAGTACAATCCAAGGAATGAGCAAGAAGCCAATTGGAATAATAAGGAATTGCCTGTATCTTGCGGAAGCTTCTGCTTAGGAGGAGAAACAACAACCCTATTACAAGATCCATCCACATACCTGTCTCACAGAGTTCCATTGACAAGAGGCAAAAATGGGAACTCCTACCAAATAAATCCTAATAAGGGTGAGGTATGGGCTCTTTATAAAAGATGGAGCATGCAATGGAGCTCCGATGCAGATAAATGTCGATCCTATGGATATGATGTCGTGGAAGTTATCTCTGATGGCTCAACGAATGGCGATGTCATTGTTTCGCCGCTAATGAGGATTGAAGGCTTTGTTAGTCTTTTTGCACACGCTAAGGACAAACGCTACTTTTCGATACCATCAAGTGAGCTACTGAGATTTTCGCACTGTATCCCCTTTTATAGAACACATGGAAATGAAAGGGTGGGCGTTGCAGAAGGACTTCTGGAACTGGATACAGCAGCTCTTCCAAGTGACCTGGAAACAGCATTTCCTTCCATTACTCTCGACTCCTACATGTCTTCGGAACTCATTTCTTATCCATATCCAGAATCTGAATTCCACAACTTCGAAGAAGACCGGTCATGTGAGAAGTTTGAAAGTGGCCAAATTTGGGCTATCTACAATGACACTGATACATTCCCGAATGTGTATGGTTGGGTGAGCAAAGTTGAGATACAACCGTTTGAAGTGCATTTGACCTGGCTCCAGGCCTGCCCTCAACAGGCGCAGGGGAAGCTGTGGTTGGGGCAGAATGTACCTGTGAGCTGTGGCAAATTTAAAATACGAAGCTGGCAAGCCAAGTATGGTAGAAACCACCCCTTCTCTCATTTGGTAGAAAATAGCCAAATCGATATGAACTGGCAGGTTAAAATTCTTCCAAAAGTCGGTGAAGTTTGGGCCATCTACAAGAACTGGTCACCTGATTGGGTTCCTTCCAGCAACAAGCACACTACTGATTATGCTATCGGGGAGATCGTCGAGTGCAGTAAACGAAGCACATTATTTTCTTTTCTGACTAAAGTTGATGGCTATGTCGCTGTGTTCAAGCCTGACCTTACCAAGGGAGTACTGAAAATACCTAGGAAAGAGAACCTGAGGTTTTCTCACCGAATTCCATCATTCCGTCTCACAAAGGAGGAAGGCGGCAAGCTCCGGGACTTCTACGAGCTCGACCCAGCTTCTGTCCCTGGCGATTTTCTATAG